The proteins below are encoded in one region of Aequorivita iocasae:
- the hutH gene encoding histidine ammonia-lyase, with amino-acid sequence MQETHYISSEILDLSAIKDITENNKVLELSEEAQLNIKKSREYLFNKMKDNETPVYGINTGFGSLCNVKISSENLSKLQENLVMSHACGTGEFVPKPIVKLMLLLKIQSLSYGYSGVQIETVERLIDFYNNDVLPVIYSQGSLGASGDLAPLAHLSLPLLGKGEVYYGGERLSSEKVLRKFNWQPITLQAKEGLALLNGTQFMSAYGVYCLLKCYKLSYLADLIGAVSIDAFDCNMSPYNALVHLVRPHRGQVKTAEQILEFLEGSELGLSEKKSVQDPYSFRCIPQVHGATKDTIHFVHKTFKTEINSVTDNPNIFVNEDVIISGGNFHGQPLALALDYLAIAMAELGNISERRIYQLVSGLRELPAFLVDNPGLNSGFMIPQYTAASIVSQNKQLATPASVDSIVSSNGQEDHVSMGANGATKCLRVIENVETILAIELMNASQALKFREPKQSSPFITSFLKPYRSIVPFVENDRLLADDIHASIAFLQSLDVDVDILFG; translated from the coding sequence ATGCAAGAAACACATTATATAAGTTCTGAAATACTTGATTTATCGGCTATTAAGGATATTACTGAAAACAATAAAGTCCTTGAGCTTTCAGAAGAAGCACAACTAAACATTAAGAAGTCCAGAGAGTATCTTTTCAATAAAATGAAAGATAATGAAACGCCCGTATATGGTATAAACACTGGTTTCGGTTCTTTATGCAATGTAAAAATATCTTCAGAGAACCTTTCAAAACTTCAGGAAAACCTTGTCATGTCCCACGCTTGTGGCACGGGAGAGTTTGTTCCAAAGCCTATCGTAAAATTGATGCTTTTGCTAAAAATACAATCACTTAGTTATGGCTATAGTGGCGTACAGATTGAAACAGTGGAGCGGTTGATTGATTTTTATAATAATGATGTTTTGCCCGTAATCTATTCACAAGGAAGTTTGGGTGCCTCGGGCGATTTGGCGCCACTTGCACATCTATCCTTACCGCTTCTTGGCAAAGGGGAGGTGTATTATGGTGGAGAACGCCTTTCTTCTGAAAAAGTTTTGAGAAAATTTAACTGGCAACCCATTACACTTCAAGCAAAAGAAGGTCTTGCATTGCTCAATGGCACGCAATTTATGAGTGCCTATGGTGTTTATTGCCTTTTGAAGTGTTATAAACTATCTTACTTGGCAGATTTAATTGGCGCCGTTTCCATTGATGCTTTTGACTGTAATATGAGCCCCTACAATGCCTTGGTGCATTTGGTACGCCCACATAGGGGACAAGTAAAAACTGCCGAGCAGATTTTGGAATTTTTGGAAGGAAGCGAATTAGGTCTTTCTGAAAAGAAAAGTGTGCAGGATCCCTATTCCTTCCGTTGCATTCCACAAGTTCACGGCGCGACAAAAGACACCATACATTTTGTACACAAAACATTTAAGACCGAAATCAATTCGGTAACTGATAATCCCAATATTTTTGTAAACGAAGATGTTATTATTTCTGGAGGTAATTTTCACGGCCAACCCTTGGCCCTGGCTTTGGACTATTTAGCCATTGCAATGGCAGAGCTTGGTAATATTTCGGAAAGAAGAATCTATCAATTGGTTTCTGGGTTACGGGAACTACCTGCATTTTTGGTTGACAATCCAGGGCTTAATAGCGGTTTTATGATACCGCAATACACTGCGGCCAGTATTGTGAGCCAGAACAAGCAATTGGCCACACCCGCTTCTGTTGATTCTATTGTTTCATCAAACGGGCAGGAGGACCATGTGAGCATGGGGGCCAATGGAGCCACCAAGTGTTTACGAGTAATTGAAAATGTGGAAACCATTCTGGCAATAGAGCTAATGAATGCTTCGCAGGCTTTAAAATTTAGAGAGCCAAAACAATCTTCTCCTTTTATAACTTCGTTTTTAAAGCCGTACCGCTCTATTGTCCCATTTGTTGAAAACGATAGATTATTAGCTGATGATATACACGCTAGCATAGCTTTTTTACAATCTCTGGATGTAGATGTGGATATCCTTTTCGGATAA
- a CDS encoding NAD(P)H-hydrate dehydratase, which translates to MKIFSAEQLYEADKITIEKQQITSEALMERAGTQIFNWLHQRLNGTPVPIRIFCGIGNNGGDGLVVGRMLIEHGYNVIVYVVNCSDKRSKNFLINYDKIKNVTKKWPLLMKGESDFPEINPEDIIVDAIFGIGLNRCPGGWVKKLIQYLNESKAFKLAIDIPSGLYSNLPLEDTEAVLKANHTLTFQTPKLSFFLPETASFVSNFDVLEIGLDIEFLQTTEPIGQLISKLEAQRFYKPREKFDHKGTYGHTLIVSGSYGKMGAAVLSTTSAFRIGAGMVTAFVPKCGYAIIQTTIPEAMVITDKEEDYLSNISFDFEPSAIGIGMGIGKNDATVAAFKKILQNKDIPFVIDADALNILSENKAMLKLLPKNSILTPHPGELKRLIGEWKNDYEKLEKTKKFSEKYEVVVIIKGAYTITVYGDKLYINTTGNPGMGTAGSGDALSGVITGLLSQGYDALLASVFGVYLHGRAGDIAAGQLGYEAVMAGDVIDNISEAYVDLFASEEQDTSVSQKK; encoded by the coding sequence ATGAAAATATTTTCAGCAGAACAGCTATACGAAGCAGATAAAATCACGATTGAAAAACAACAGATTACTTCAGAAGCGTTGATGGAGCGCGCCGGTACGCAGATTTTTAATTGGTTGCACCAACGGTTAAATGGAACGCCCGTGCCCATTCGCATATTCTGCGGTATTGGCAATAATGGTGGAGATGGACTGGTAGTAGGGCGGATGCTTATTGAACACGGCTACAATGTAATTGTATATGTAGTAAACTGCAGCGACAAGCGTTCCAAAAACTTTTTGATCAATTATGACAAAATAAAAAACGTAACAAAAAAATGGCCCCTATTGATGAAGGGCGAAAGTGATTTTCCTGAAATAAATCCAGAAGATATTATTGTGGACGCCATTTTTGGAATCGGTTTAAATCGTTGCCCCGGTGGATGGGTGAAGAAATTAATCCAGTATTTGAATGAAAGCAAGGCTTTTAAACTTGCTATTGATATACCCAGTGGGTTATATTCCAATTTGCCCTTGGAAGATACCGAAGCTGTATTGAAAGCCAACCATACCTTGACTTTCCAAACACCAAAGCTTTCCTTTTTTTTACCGGAAACGGCTTCTTTTGTTTCAAATTTTGATGTTTTGGAAATAGGCTTGGATATTGAATTTCTACAAACAACCGAACCCATAGGCCAACTGATTTCAAAATTGGAAGCACAGCGTTTTTACAAACCCCGAGAAAAATTTGACCACAAAGGCACCTATGGCCACACCCTAATAGTTTCGGGAAGCTACGGAAAGATGGGAGCGGCGGTGCTCTCAACTACTTCAGCCTTTAGAATTGGTGCTGGTATGGTAACTGCATTTGTACCTAAATGTGGTTATGCTATTATTCAGACCACGATTCCCGAGGCCATGGTAATTACCGATAAAGAAGAGGATTATTTAAGTAATATTTCTTTTGATTTTGAACCTTCAGCAATTGGAATAGGCATGGGCATCGGGAAAAATGATGCAACTGTAGCTGCTTTTAAAAAAATATTGCAGAATAAGGATATTCCTTTTGTTATTGACGCTGATGCATTGAATATTCTTTCGGAAAATAAAGCTATGTTAAAACTTCTTCCGAAGAATTCAATATTAACACCACATCCTGGGGAATTAAAACGACTAATTGGCGAATGGAAAAATGATTATGAGAAACTTGAAAAAACAAAGAAATTTTCAGAAAAATATGAAGTTGTAGTAATAATAAAAGGCGCTTATACAATCACTGTTTATGGAGATAAGCTATATATAAATACCACTGGCAACCCCGGAATGGGAACCGCTGGCAGTGGCGATGCATTGAGTGGTGTGATTACGGGCTTGCTTTCACAGGGTTATGATGCTTTGCTCGCTTCCGTATTTGGGGTATATCTTCACGGTCGTGCGGGTGATATTGCTGCGGGACAACTGGGATATGAAGCAGTGATGGCTGGTGATGTTATAGATAATATTTCTGAAGCGTACGTAGATTTGTTCGCAAGTGAAGAGCAAGATACCTCAGTTTCACAGAAAAAATAA
- a CDS encoding EamA family transporter: MKAPSTLLVVVAFFSIYVIWGSTYMLNKVAVAELPPFFLASIRFTSAGLLIFIIAKLLGKSLAITRKQIQNTFIVGVLFLSFGNGIIVWALKYVDSGFAALEISAQPLVVLLLMWLLQGKRIKPMSLVGVALGILGIFLLVAQKQLIAQEGTVLGMVMIFACMLSWAYGSLFVGKADLPKNFFVNTGYQMFTAGITLAVASFLFGEEWIAPKEWGAHVQWSMILLIIFGSIVAFTSFNYLLKTVSPDKVATSTYVNPIIALILGWYILNEEITTQSIIAAAVLLTGVYFINTTKTTVTVPRFSGKVKKNGKF, translated from the coding sequence CTGAAAGCACCAAGCACTCTTTTAGTCGTTGTAGCCTTTTTCTCCATCTACGTTATTTGGGGTTCTACATATATGCTCAATAAGGTTGCCGTAGCAGAACTACCACCATTCTTTTTGGCATCAATTCGTTTTACATCGGCGGGACTTCTCATATTTATCATAGCCAAATTATTGGGGAAAAGCCTTGCCATTACCCGAAAACAAATCCAAAATACCTTTATAGTAGGCGTACTTTTTTTATCGTTTGGCAATGGTATTATTGTTTGGGCCTTAAAGTATGTAGATAGCGGCTTTGCGGCCTTGGAGATTTCTGCGCAACCTTTAGTGGTCTTATTGTTGATGTGGCTTTTGCAGGGCAAACGCATAAAACCGATGTCGTTAGTAGGAGTGGCCTTAGGAATTTTAGGTATTTTTCTGCTCGTTGCACAAAAACAACTCATTGCCCAAGAGGGAACGGTATTGGGAATGGTAATGATATTTGCCTGTATGCTTAGTTGGGCCTATGGAAGTCTTTTTGTTGGTAAAGCTGACCTTCCTAAAAATTTCTTTGTAAATACCGGTTATCAAATGTTTACTGCCGGAATTACCCTTGCCGTTGCTAGTTTTCTCTTTGGGGAAGAATGGATTGCGCCAAAGGAATGGGGAGCCCACGTGCAATGGAGTATGATATTGCTGATTATTTTTGGGAGCATCGTGGCCTTCACTTCCTTCAATTATCTGCTAAAAACGGTATCACCAGATAAAGTTGCTACCTCCACCTATGTAAATCCTATTATCGCCCTAATCTTGGGGTGGTATATTTTAAACGAAGAAATCACCACCCAATCCATCATCGCCGCCGCCGTGCTTTTAACGGGAGTGTACTTCATTAATACTACCAAGACAACGGTTACGGTACCAAGATTTTCTGGTAAAGTAAAAAAGAACGGTAAGTTTTAA
- a CDS encoding DUF2461 domain-containing protein has product MIPTISKTAFDFLLQLKKNNNREWMQEHKKEYLANEKALKEFYAAVERGLNTTDEIAKTKIFRINRDIRFSNDKTPYNVHRSVSFSRAGAQRRGGYYLRLEPGNSFMAGGFFDPNPADLLRIRKEFEMDSTEIREVLATKDFKNAFGDFNQEYAVKTAPKGFDKDDKNIDLIRLKSFFVTHSFSDEEVFAVDFKDNLINHYQLLRPFFNYMSDVLTTDLNGESLL; this is encoded by the coding sequence ATGATCCCAACCATTTCCAAAACCGCTTTCGATTTCCTGTTACAACTGAAGAAGAACAACAACCGGGAATGGATGCAGGAACATAAAAAGGAATATCTGGCCAACGAGAAAGCATTAAAAGAATTTTATGCAGCTGTGGAAAGAGGCCTAAATACCACCGATGAAATTGCCAAGACAAAAATATTCCGCATAAATCGCGACATCCGTTTCAGTAATGACAAAACACCCTATAATGTGCACCGAAGTGTTAGTTTCAGTAGGGCAGGGGCACAACGACGCGGAGGTTATTATTTGCGGTTGGAACCCGGCAACAGTTTTATGGCCGGGGGTTTTTTTGATCCCAATCCAGCAGATTTGTTGCGGATCCGAAAAGAGTTTGAAATGGACAGTACTGAAATACGGGAGGTTTTGGCAACGAAGGATTTTAAAAATGCCTTCGGAGATTTCAATCAGGAATATGCCGTTAAGACAGCGCCCAAAGGTTTTGATAAAGACGATAAAAACATTGATTTAATTAGGCTGAAAAGCTTTTTCGTAACCCATAGCTTTTCCGACGAAGAAGTATTTGCAGTAGATTTTAAAGACAATTTAATTAACCATTACCAATTGCTCCGCCCATTCTTCAATTATATGAGCGATGTGCTGACGACGGATTTAAACGGGGAATCGTTGTTATAG
- a CDS encoding ATP-binding protein: protein MILTKTNSAFLNLTPFANLLKSLLFPTALLLFATSIAQSEIDSLSQLINDEANPSQKAGLLLKRGVLFSKNERQKGFDDLEQALNFFSEKGDDQGETDSYIAFGNLHFIYGEPHEAARYDSLAMQLAKNIQYKKGRAVAIGNLGREFINLGDLNKAETLIKEAIAIEETFKPLDKDRLAELYNRYNIIVSAKGNYLEGLSLIEKAIALSKGSKNDKQVSLIYSNYANTLSRLSKFDEAVKAHFRVIRLCEKKKDTTGLLRVYNNLGIAFRNGGEFDKAITYYKKSIALAKDAANYKSLGLNYVNLATVYSEKGQLEAMDTLYRQGIEYFEKASDIGGIAFANHNYGNFLVISKNYTEADKRLEKAYKLRKQIGAELAAASSLSVLGKSAMEQKNWKKAEEYLLAAEPFYKGKARENRNLKELYGYLKTLYTEKENFERALYYQTQELELEKSIFTENEKINALKTETAYEMEKRDMEMSLQKQKQELERQRLLLIGGSVMLILFLTSLSLWLRRKQLKERHQAQLINIEQEHRLYLAKSLKNAEQQERKKIAHKLHDEAGSILSIAILNLKQIQADVFKRESKAQEKLETTQKLLGDISESVRNISHTLMPVALEKYGLKAAIHDIVNAVNTSQKLTVEEIIEGLDDTSSWSEEYCLTVYRIVQEAMNNIIKHAQATHVLLQLVELEDSVTVYIEDNGKGIDSNLRKDGIGLKMLKNNVAYLNGTIEINGNSNNGTFILAELPIEITKKTK, encoded by the coding sequence GTGATATTAACCAAAACCAATTCTGCCTTTTTAAATTTAACTCCTTTCGCCAACCTTTTAAAATCACTTCTTTTTCCAACTGCATTATTGCTATTTGCCACTAGCATCGCCCAATCAGAAATTGACAGCCTTTCACAACTCATCAATGATGAAGCAAATCCATCCCAAAAGGCAGGGTTACTGCTAAAGCGTGGGGTTTTGTTCAGTAAGAACGAACGTCAGAAAGGCTTTGATGATCTTGAACAGGCACTTAATTTTTTTAGTGAAAAGGGTGATGATCAAGGCGAAACCGATAGCTATATAGCTTTTGGAAACCTTCATTTTATTTATGGAGAACCACATGAGGCTGCACGTTACGACTCTCTTGCCATGCAATTGGCCAAAAACATTCAGTATAAAAAAGGCAGGGCTGTGGCCATTGGTAACTTGGGCAGGGAGTTTATAAACCTTGGCGACCTTAACAAAGCTGAAACACTTATTAAGGAAGCCATTGCGATAGAAGAAACTTTTAAGCCGCTGGACAAAGACCGACTTGCGGAATTATATAACCGCTATAACATTATTGTAAGCGCTAAAGGAAATTATTTGGAAGGATTGTCGCTAATAGAAAAAGCTATAGCACTTTCCAAAGGCAGCAAGAACGATAAACAGGTTTCGCTTATATATTCCAATTATGCAAATACCCTCTCGCGGCTTTCCAAATTTGATGAGGCAGTGAAAGCCCATTTTAGGGTAATAAGGCTTTGTGAAAAAAAGAAGGATACCACCGGCCTGTTGCGCGTCTACAACAATCTTGGGATTGCTTTCCGAAATGGTGGCGAGTTTGATAAGGCCATTACTTATTACAAAAAAAGCATCGCTCTTGCTAAAGATGCAGCCAATTATAAGTCCCTGGGCTTAAATTATGTTAACTTGGCGACCGTTTACAGTGAGAAGGGACAGTTGGAAGCTATGGACACCCTTTATCGACAGGGTATTGAGTATTTTGAAAAAGCATCAGACATTGGAGGTATTGCTTTTGCCAACCATAATTATGGTAATTTCTTGGTAATTTCTAAGAATTATACCGAAGCAGATAAACGGCTGGAAAAGGCCTACAAATTGCGTAAACAAATAGGGGCAGAGCTGGCGGCGGCGAGTTCTCTTTCTGTTTTGGGGAAATCAGCAATGGAACAAAAAAATTGGAAAAAAGCCGAAGAATATCTTTTGGCCGCGGAACCATTTTATAAGGGAAAAGCACGTGAGAACAGAAATTTAAAAGAACTTTATGGCTATTTAAAAACACTTTATACCGAAAAGGAAAATTTTGAAAGGGCACTATATTATCAAACCCAGGAGCTTGAACTTGAAAAATCAATTTTCACTGAAAATGAAAAGATAAATGCCCTAAAGACCGAGACCGCGTATGAGATGGAAAAACGCGATATGGAAATGTCGCTTCAAAAACAAAAACAGGAACTGGAAAGGCAGCGATTGCTATTGATTGGCGGAAGTGTAATGCTCATTTTATTTCTAACCTCGCTTTCTCTTTGGCTTCGCCGTAAACAACTGAAAGAGCGTCATCAAGCACAGCTAATAAATATAGAACAGGAACACCGCTTATATCTTGCAAAATCTTTAAAAAACGCAGAACAGCAAGAGCGTAAAAAGATAGCCCACAAACTGCACGATGAAGCGGGTTCTATTTTGTCCATTGCCATTTTAAACTTAAAACAAATACAAGCTGATGTTTTTAAAAGAGAAAGCAAAGCACAGGAAAAGCTGGAAACTACCCAAAAATTGTTGGGAGATATAAGCGAAAGCGTAAGAAACATCAGCCACACCCTAATGCCGGTAGCTTTGGAAAAATATGGTTTAAAAGCCGCTATTCACGATATTGTTAACGCCGTAAACACATCCCAAAAGCTTACAGTTGAAGAGATAATTGAGGGACTGGATGACACAAGCAGCTGGAGCGAGGAATATTGCCTTACCGTATATCGTATAGTACAGGAGGCTATGAACAACATAATAAAGCACGCCCAAGCAACCCACGTACTTTTACAATTGGTAGAATTGGAAGATTCCGTAACCGTTTATATTGAAGATAACGGCAAGGGAATAGACAGCAACTTACGAAAAGATGGCATAGGCTTAAAAATGCTAAAAAACAATGTGGCATACCTAAATGGAACCATCGAAATTAACGGCAATTCAAACAATGGCACCTTTATCTTGGCTGAACTGCCCATTGAAATAACAAAGAAGACAAAATAG
- a CDS encoding lmo0937 family membrane protein — MGNVLWIIVVLLVIGWIFGFLVFPAIGGIIHILLVIAVIMIIYQLLTGRKV; from the coding sequence ATGGGTAACGTTTTATGGATTATTGTAGTCCTGCTAGTAATTGGCTGGATATTTGGCTTTTTAGTATTTCCTGCCATAGGTGGAATTATTCACATTTTGCTTGTTATTGCGGTTATAATGATAATTTATCAACTGCTTACGGGAAGGAAAGTGTAA
- a CDS encoding response regulator transcription factor produces the protein MQEVPNFSEKHIKVIIADDHPLILKGITEILEKYPRFTIVNTYNNGHTLMQSTSLPDADVLLLDLNMPGKDGLQVLEKIKAMHLKLQILVLTSYFSKQLAEQCHAAGAKGYILKSDNLDKLADTILEVLDGKTVMPNFSEKTEEYVNDFSYLDDFLKKYNLTKREVEVIQMVCKGYSSQEIADKLFLSSFTVQTHRRNIFKKLNIEGNTIALYKFASQHGLV, from the coding sequence ATGCAAGAAGTCCCCAACTTTTCAGAAAAGCATATAAAAGTAATTATAGCCGACGACCATCCATTAATATTAAAAGGAATTACCGAGATACTGGAAAAATACCCTCGGTTTACCATCGTTAATACCTATAATAACGGCCATACCCTAATGCAATCCACATCCTTACCCGATGCAGATGTGCTATTGCTGGATTTGAATATGCCCGGCAAGGATGGCCTGCAGGTATTGGAAAAAATCAAAGCGATGCATCTCAAGCTCCAAATACTGGTGTTGACTTCCTATTTTTCCAAACAATTGGCAGAGCAATGCCATGCTGCTGGCGCCAAAGGATATATATTGAAGTCGGACAATTTGGATAAGCTTGCGGACACCATTTTGGAAGTGCTGGACGGCAAGACGGTGATGCCTAATTTTAGTGAAAAGACAGAAGAATACGTAAATGATTTTAGCTATTTAGATGATTTTTTGAAGAAGTATAATCTTACCAAACGTGAAGTAGAGGTAATACAAATGGTTTGTAAAGGATACAGTTCACAAGAGATAGCTGATAAATTGTTTCTTTCCAGTTTTACAGTACAAACTCACCGCCGTAACATTTTTAAGAAGCTTAATATAGAGGGAAATACCATTGCGCTTTACAAATTTGCTTCACAACACGGATTGGTTTAA